A stretch of the Arachis stenosperma cultivar V10309 chromosome 6, arast.V10309.gnm1.PFL2, whole genome shotgun sequence genome encodes the following:
- the LOC130935116 gene encoding uncharacterized protein LOC130935116 has protein sequence GDHVFLKVTPTTGVGRAIKAKKLNPRYIGPFQILERIGPVVYRMALPPHLSNLHDVFHVSQLRKYTPDASHVLEPESVQLREDLTLPVAPVRIDDTSIKRLRGKDVSLVKVAWSRGGVGEHTWELESEMRTDYPH, from the coding sequence ggagatcatgttttccttaaggttactccgactacaggagtaggtagggcgattaaggcaaagaagttgaatcctcgatacattggtccatttcagatcctagagaggattggaccggtggtgtatcggatggctctaccacctcatctttcgaacctgcacgacgtgtttcacgtgtcacagcttcggaagtacactcctgatgctagccatgtgttagaacctgagtcggttcagttaagggaagatttgacgcttccagtggctccggtcagaattgatgatactagtattaaacggctgcgtggaaaagatgtttccttagtcaaagtggcatggagtcgaggcggtgttggggaacacacttgggaacttgagtcggagatgcgaacggattatccacat